Below is a genomic region from Spirochaetota bacterium.
ACATTTTCTCCTATATTATCATTTTTATTCAGCAAATATTTATTTATATATTCCATTTGCAAAGCTTCTAGTAATGTATGTTTATATGTTATGTCGTTGAGAAGATTATTCTTTAAAAATCTTATCCCTACAGTATCAAGTATACCTGCAAATATAAGATAAAAAGTACTTTTGCCAGGGACAACAGAAGAATGATATGGTTGACTCATATCCATTATATAATGTAATGCCCACCCTGCAAATCGATATCCCCAATAATCTTCTCCTTTAGAAAAACAAAATCTTGCTAATTCTGAAAAAATAATAATTCTATACATCACATAGCTTCTTTTCAAATCAGGCATAATTTTAGTTAATAAATTACTTTCATGATAAAAAGCCATATGAAATGGAGCTTGTGTTCCATAAGCAAGTTTAGGATTACCATAAGGTTGATTTCCAAGTTTATAAATTTGGCCCCATTGAGATCCATTATCCTCAAAAAGAGAAATATCTATACCATAGTCAGGTTCATCTGTTGCAGTTGAAATAATTTCAATTCCTTTTAATTTTTCTCCTAGATTTATTTTATAAAACTCATGATATCTATTAAGATAATAAACAAAAGCTATATCTTTAAAAGAAATCCTTCTATTATTATTAAGTAAAATACTGTGATTATATCCATTTTTCATATATTTTTTAATAAAATAATTAATTTTATAAGAAGTATTAATTTTTAATGAAAATAAAAAATATTTCTCAATAAAATCTATTAATTTTGTTTCCAAATTTAAAGGATTTTGTTTTATTAAAGTTTTAATTTTAACTTTATCTTTTAATTCCAACGATTGAACTAATATATTCAAAAAATCTTTAAAATATTTATTATTTTCATATTCTTTAGCATAATTTTGAATATAAAAATTAATAAAATTCTCACTACTTAAATCTTTTTTATTAAAATTTATTTTTAATTTAATTTTATCATCCTCATTAAAAAATTTCGAATTTAATATTTTTTTATTTATATCAACAAAAAAGTTTTCAAGGTCATCAAAATTATCAATAATGAATTCAAAAAGTGGTTTTATTTTTGTTTCATTATTCAAATAATTAGCTATATAAGAATTCTCAAAAGAATAATAAGTTATCTGAGCATGATCTTCCCATGAGAAAATTTTAAAACTAAATAAAACTATTATTATTAAAGTAGTTAATAATTTTTTACCCATAGCATCCTCTTTATAATCTTCTATCAAATTTAACATAATAACCTTTTAAAATCAACATTAATATTTTAAAATCTCTTTTTTAATTGAATTAAAAAATGATTAAAAAAATGTTTATTTTTTTTTTTTTTATTCTAACATTGGTATACATGAATTATAATGGGGTTTAATTTATGTCAAGAGTATGTGATATTTGTGGAAAAAGAAGAATAACAGGATGTAATGATCCAAAGTCTCATAAGAGAACTTTAAGAGAATTTTTACCTAATCTTCATTCTATTAAAGTTGAAATTAATGGAGAAATAAAAAAAATAAAGATTTGTTCAAAATGTTTAAAAGCGAATAAAGTAAAAAA
It encodes:
- the rpmB gene encoding 50S ribosomal protein L28 — encoded protein: MSRVCDICGKRRITGCNDPKSHKRTLREFLPNLHSIKVEINGEIKKIKICSKCLKANKVKKVL